Proteins encoded within one genomic window of Chlorobaculum sp. MV4-Y:
- a CDS encoding DUF4157 domain-containing protein has protein sequence MKSSADRSSASASKPAHATAKPFFGPAGRSTVFAPAVQMKMEVSKPGDPFEKEADHMAGKVMRMASPAPVPAPPGDDKLQKSPDEKLQKEEKEVVQKAAAPEKEIQKAKDDKLQKAPEAEDKLQKQDEEKLQRKEAGGAGAASSSVQSAITGKMTGGQPMSSEVRGFMEPRFNADFSNVRIHNDPEAASLNNQLSARAFTHKNHIFFSRDQYQPGTSGGKHLLAHELTHTIQQGHAVQRAPQVSTTSTPPPVQRLGIQDALDYFADKAANIPGFTMLTVIIGFNPINQRSVDRSAANILRAMVEMVPGGHMISQALDNHGIFNRVGTWAEQQFATLGDIGSDIVSGLRRFIDSLSWTDIFDLGGVWDRAKSIFTSPIRRLISFATSLVSQILGFIREAILRPLAALAEGTRGYDLLKALLGQDPITGEAVPRTPDVLIGGFMKLIGQEEIWENIKKGNAIAKAWAWFQGTLAGLLGLARSIPQKIIQTLASLTIMDLVTVVGAFRKIGSAFLGIAGEFGSWALGQVISLLEILFSVVAPGVMPYLKKAQAAFTTILKNPIGFVGNLVRAAKLGFQRFAGNIVTHLKTALIKWLVGPLAEAGVYIPKSFSLTEIVKLVLSVLGLTWQNIRAKLVKIIPEPVLVGLEKTAGILVTLVKDGPAAAWEQIKTELSELKDQLIAQVTQMVSVEIVKAAVMKLVSMINPAGAVIQAIIAIYNTISFFIEKASQIAAVVGSFINSIAAIAAGQVDAAAGKVEQTLANTLTLVISFLAKFVGLGGIPAKLVGIVWKIRKPIDKGLDKIVAWLGKMLGKLKAAVTEWWKSRKPFTTRKGERHEVYYSGSDNKAIPMVASNDPKPIANKLDEFTGKLDSLPADKKGHASTLIASTRKTLQSNPGDSSIVASMQTLFELFEGDQTGQPKKAEYTPMSGTLPGDSTVVGKAMKIDWLSTDFIASHPGSVPGSGQDALMSKLVVDKKNRSAFKYIRGHLLNENLGGEGKPENLFPITANANSQHLHSTEKEIKNWVGTPGTQNQGPKQYAFYEVKVDYKDSDVQLANSDISLNKVDSTLHTRVLLKDETGAVKKSFMTSIMSRYEHKEKAERFDLKQ, from the coding sequence ATGAAAAGCAGTGCCGACAGATCATCCGCCAGCGCAAGCAAGCCCGCTCACGCCACCGCCAAACCGTTCTTCGGCCCGGCGGGACGGAGCACGGTTTTCGCGCCTGCCGTGCAGATGAAAATGGAGGTCAGCAAACCCGGCGATCCGTTCGAAAAAGAGGCAGACCACATGGCCGGAAAGGTGATGCGCATGGCCTCTCCGGCTCCCGTTCCTGCCCCACCGGGTGACGATAAGCTCCAGAAAAGCCCGGACGAGAAACTCCAGAAAGAGGAAAAGGAAGTAGTCCAGAAAGCTGCGGCACCTGAAAAAGAGATTCAGAAAGCCAAGGACGACAAACTTCAGAAAGCTCCGGAGGCTGAAGATAAGCTCCAAAAACAGGACGAGGAGAAACTTCAGCGCAAGGAGGCCGGTGGCGCGGGCGCGGCTTCGTCGAGCGTGCAGTCGGCGATCACTGGTAAGATGACCGGCGGGCAGCCAATGTCGAGCGAGGTGCGCGGTTTTATGGAGCCACGCTTCAATGCCGACTTCAGCAACGTGCGCATCCACAACGACCCGGAGGCGGCCAGCCTGAACAACCAGCTCAGCGCGCGCGCCTTCACCCACAAGAACCACATCTTTTTCTCACGCGACCAGTACCAGCCCGGCACGAGCGGCGGCAAGCACCTGCTGGCGCACGAACTGACCCACACCATCCAGCAGGGCCACGCCGTGCAGCGCGCTCCGCAGGTTTCGACCACCTCGACGCCCCCGCCGGTGCAGCGCCTCGGCATTCAGGACGCGCTCGACTACTTTGCCGACAAGGCGGCCAACATCCCCGGCTTCACGATGCTAACAGTCATCATCGGTTTCAACCCGATCAACCAACGCAGCGTAGACCGCAGCGCCGCGAACATTCTACGCGCGATGGTTGAAATGGTGCCGGGCGGCCACATGATCTCGCAGGCGCTCGACAACCACGGCATTTTCAACCGCGTCGGAACCTGGGCCGAGCAACAGTTCGCCACGCTCGGAGACATCGGCAGCGACATTGTCAGCGGCCTGAGGCGCTTCATCGACTCCCTGAGCTGGACGGACATCTTCGACCTCGGCGGCGTGTGGGATCGCGCCAAGTCGATCTTCACCTCACCGATCAGGCGCCTGATCTCGTTCGCCACAAGCCTCGTGAGCCAGATTCTCGGCTTCATCCGGGAGGCGATTCTCAGACCGCTGGCCGCGCTGGCGGAGGGCACGCGAGGGTACGACCTGCTCAAAGCGCTGCTCGGGCAGGATCCCATCACCGGCGAGGCGGTACCGAGGACGCCCGACGTGCTCATCGGCGGCTTCATGAAGCTGATCGGCCAGGAGGAAATCTGGGAGAATATCAAGAAAGGCAACGCCATCGCCAAAGCATGGGCGTGGTTCCAGGGCACGCTGGCGGGGCTGCTCGGCTTGGCGCGGTCGATTCCGCAGAAGATCATCCAGACGCTCGCCTCGCTGACGATCATGGACCTCGTGACGGTGGTCGGCGCGTTCCGCAAGATCGGCAGCGCGTTCCTCGGCATCGCCGGAGAGTTCGGAAGCTGGGCGCTCGGCCAGGTGATCAGCCTGCTGGAAATTCTCTTCTCGGTGGTCGCGCCGGGCGTGATGCCCTACCTCAAGAAAGCGCAAGCAGCCTTCACGACGATTCTCAAAAACCCGATCGGCTTCGTAGGCAATCTGGTGCGGGCCGCCAAACTCGGCTTCCAGCGCTTCGCGGGCAACATCGTCACGCACCTCAAAACCGCACTCATCAAGTGGCTGGTCGGGCCGCTCGCCGAGGCTGGGGTGTACATTCCGAAGTCGTTCAGTTTGACGGAGATCGTCAAGCTGGTGCTCTCGGTGCTGGGGCTGACGTGGCAGAACATCCGCGCGAAGCTGGTGAAGATCATCCCCGAGCCGGTGCTGGTCGGGCTTGAGAAAACGGCGGGTATACTCGTGACGCTCGTCAAGGATGGCCCGGCGGCAGCGTGGGAGCAGATCAAGACGGAGCTGAGCGAGCTGAAGGATCAGCTCATCGCGCAGGTCACGCAGATGGTTTCGGTTGAAATTGTCAAGGCGGCGGTGATGAAGCTGGTGAGCATGATCAACCCGGCAGGCGCGGTAATCCAGGCGATCATCGCGATCTACAACACAATCAGCTTCTTCATCGAAAAAGCGAGTCAGATCGCGGCGGTCGTCGGCTCATTCATCAACTCGATCGCCGCCATCGCCGCCGGACAGGTCGATGCCGCCGCCGGCAAAGTGGAACAAACGCTGGCCAACACGCTGACGCTGGTTATCTCGTTCCTGGCCAAATTCGTCGGTCTCGGCGGCATACCGGCAAAACTCGTCGGCATTGTTTGGAAAATCCGCAAACCCATCGACAAGGGGTTGGACAAAATCGTGGCATGGCTGGGCAAGATGCTCGGCAAGCTCAAAGCGGCAGTCACGGAGTGGTGGAAATCGAGAAAACCCTTTACGACCAGAAAGGGCGAGCGGCATGAGGTATACTACTCCGGATCGGACAACAAGGCTATTCCGATGGTTGCCAGCAATGACCCGAAACCGATAGCGAACAAGCTCGACGAGTTTACGGGCAAGCTCGATTCACTACCGGCGGATAAAAAAGGGCATGCATCGACGCTCATTGCATCGACCCGAAAGACCCTGCAAAGCAATCCGGGCGATTCGTCGATTGTCGCCTCTATGCAAACCCTGTTCGAACTCTTCGAGGGAGACCAGACCGGCCAGCCCAAGAAAGCTGAATACACGCCAATGTCAGGCACCCTTCCGGGAGACTCGACGGTTGTCGGCAAGGCGATGAAGATCGACTGGCTCAGCACCGATTTCATCGCCTCGCATCCGGGCAGCGTACCCGGCAGCGGGCAGGACGCACTCATGAGCAAGCTTGTTGTTGACAAGAAAAATCGGAGCGCCTTCAAATACATTCGAGGCCATCTGCTCAACGAAAACCTCGGTGGCGAAGGGAAACCGGAAAACCTGTTCCCGATTACGGCAAATGCCAACAGCCAACACTTGCATTCGACCGAAAAGGAGATAAAAAACTGGGTTGGCACGCCGGGAACTCAAAATCAGGGGCCAAAACAGTATGCATTCTATGAAGTCAAAGTTGACTATAAAGACAGCGACGTTCAGCTTGCAAACAGCGATATTTCACTGAACAAGGTCGATTCCACCCTGCACACCAGAGTCTTGCTGAAGGATGAAACCGGAGCGGTCAAGAAAAGCTTCATGACATCGATCATGTCACGATACGAGCATAAAGAAAAAGCAGAACGGTTCGATCTCAAGCAATAA
- a CDS encoding ATP-binding protein: MNNQDSSLLPAIDWLETIIDARFAQHFKGSGDRGIPRLQLSTTNLWLAEFMRSHEPDAEEFALLMLALVPHLQPDFFGKIITEYLPDGGDFPEFGGVRGVNHRGLLPTGETAQFVIGGNDLEKRLDVQRLLGADHWFSKEHILWLEPLPEGEPVMSGRLTLNPEVVEQLTLGTASKPRFSMDFPAEYIETGMTWSDLVLPTTTLQQIREIENWITHNDTLLHDWGMKKRVKPGYRALFYGPPGTGKTLTATLLGKQTGKDVFRIDLSRIISKYIGETEKNLSRLFDKAENKNWILFFDEADALFGKRTDIRDAHDKYANQETAYLLQRIESHNGLIILASNRRGNLDEAFSRRFQSIIHFPMPKPEERHALWLNTLPERMMTDAEIDWRAIASRYELSGASILNIVHYCAIESLANPASPLDNKRLEKAIMREFIKEGKVV; encoded by the coding sequence ATGAACAATCAGGACTCCAGCCTTTTGCCTGCAATAGACTGGCTCGAAACCATTATCGATGCACGCTTTGCGCAGCATTTTAAAGGAAGTGGCGATAGAGGCATTCCCCGTCTCCAGCTCTCGACAACCAACCTCTGGCTTGCGGAGTTCATGCGTTCTCATGAGCCTGATGCTGAAGAATTCGCCCTCCTCATGCTCGCCCTCGTCCCCCATCTTCAGCCCGACTTCTTCGGCAAAATCATCACTGAATACCTCCCCGACGGTGGCGATTTTCCTGAGTTTGGCGGCGTTCGGGGGGTGAACCATCGCGGGTTACTACCGACCGGCGAAACGGCGCAATTCGTCATTGGGGGGAACGACCTCGAAAAGCGGCTCGATGTGCAGCGTCTGCTCGGCGCGGATCACTGGTTCTCGAAAGAGCACATTCTGTGGCTCGAACCGCTACCTGAGGGCGAGCCGGTGATGAGTGGGCGGCTGACGCTGAATCCGGAGGTGGTCGAACAGCTCACGCTCGGCACGGCGAGCAAACCGCGCTTCAGCATGGACTTCCCTGCCGAGTATATCGAAACCGGCATGACGTGGAGCGACCTCGTGCTGCCCACGACCACGCTCCAGCAGATTCGCGAAATCGAAAACTGGATCACGCACAACGATACGCTACTGCACGACTGGGGCATGAAAAAGCGCGTCAAACCGGGCTATCGCGCGCTCTTCTATGGCCCGCCCGGCACCGGCAAAACGCTCACGGCGACGCTGCTCGGCAAACAGACCGGCAAGGATGTGTTCCGCATCGACCTGTCGCGCATCATCTCGAAGTACATCGGCGAGACCGAAAAAAACCTCTCACGCCTGTTCGACAAGGCCGAGAACAAAAACTGGATCCTCTTTTTCGACGAAGCCGACGCGCTCTTCGGCAAGCGCACCGACATCCGCGACGCGCACGACAAATACGCCAACCAGGAGACCGCTTACCTGTTGCAGCGCATCGAGAGCCACAACGGTCTCATCATCCTCGCCTCGAACCGGCGCGGCAACCTCGACGAAGCCTTTTCGCGGCGCTTCCAGAGCATCATCCACTTCCCGATGCCCAAGCCCGAAGAGCGCCACGCCCTCTGGCTGAACACCCTGCCGGAGCGGATGATGACCGACGCCGAGATCGACTGGCGAGCCATCGCCTCGCGCTACGAGTTGAGCGGCGCAAGCATCCTGAACATCGTGCACTACTGCGCCATCGAGTCGCTGGCCAACCCGGCCAGCCCCCTCGACAACAAACGCCTCGAAAAAGCGATCATGCGCGAATTCATCAAAGAGGGCAAAGTAGTATAA
- a CDS encoding NUDIX hydrolase has product MKRVGTSIILRNTRNEVLLFLRDDKPEIPYPNHWDLPGGHVEKGETPEACIAREMMEEIETDVSACRRHGIYDFPDRIEYLFILDFDADAKNIPLHEGQRLRWFSEEKIPWKKIAYGFDLVLQDFFAGRQRWDRGGEFQD; this is encoded by the coding sequence ATGAAACGAGTCGGCACCAGCATCATTCTCAGAAACACCCGCAACGAAGTGCTGCTCTTCCTGCGCGACGACAAACCGGAGATTCCCTACCCGAACCACTGGGACCTGCCCGGGGGGCACGTAGAGAAAGGCGAAACGCCCGAAGCGTGCATCGCACGGGAGATGATGGAGGAGATCGAAACCGACGTTTCCGCCTGCCGCCGCCACGGGATTTACGACTTCCCCGACCGGATCGAGTATCTTTTCATTCTGGATTTCGACGCCGACGCAAAAAACATCCCGCTGCACGAAGGCCAGCGGCTGCGATGGTTTTCCGAGGAGAAGATTCCATGGAAAAAGATTGCGTATGGCTTCGACCTCGTACTCCAGGACTTTTTTGCCGGACGGCAGCGCTGGGACCGTGGCGGTGAATTTCAGGACTAA
- a CDS encoding zinc-dependent alcohol dehydrogenase, whose product MQALRLTGKEQFELVEQELPVPEDHEIAVRVAATAICRTDAKMWRSGHRDLVMPRVLGHEVCGTIDEAPGRLFAVWPGSACGSCSACRSGRENLCPEMQITGFHRDGGFAERLIAPRSSLVEVPKGIDASLATLAEPLACAIHGVKQISVRRADRVLIYGAGTLGILLAVAAINRGASVLMTDPDAEKLAKSAAFRSRYAIETDEENADRLFDIVFNATSSAEAFESGIRHLEAGGRFCHFSGLGSAPVHPGTIFSELHYRELELAGSYGCTRPDMRDALRLLARYGHDLGFLIERTIRLEDAPSAMETILAGKDFRQVIEFK is encoded by the coding sequence ATGCAGGCACTGAGACTGACCGGAAAGGAACAGTTCGAACTGGTTGAACAAGAGCTACCGGTTCCTGAGGATCATGAGATTGCCGTGCGGGTTGCGGCAACGGCGATTTGCCGGACTGATGCGAAGATGTGGCGATCCGGACATCGCGACCTGGTGATGCCGAGAGTGCTGGGACATGAGGTGTGCGGAACCATCGACGAGGCTCCCGGACGGCTGTTTGCGGTGTGGCCGGGCAGCGCCTGCGGTTCGTGCAGCGCCTGCCGGAGCGGGCGGGAGAATCTCTGCCCGGAGATGCAGATCACCGGGTTTCATCGCGATGGAGGGTTCGCCGAACGGCTCATCGCGCCACGTTCGAGTCTGGTCGAAGTGCCGAAAGGAATCGACGCATCGCTGGCCACGCTTGCCGAACCACTCGCCTGCGCGATCCACGGAGTAAAGCAGATTTCCGTGCGCCGCGCCGACCGGGTGCTGATCTACGGCGCAGGCACGCTCGGCATCCTGCTTGCCGTTGCGGCGATCAACCGTGGAGCAAGCGTATTGATGACCGATCCTGATGCGGAGAAGCTTGCAAAAAGCGCTGCATTCAGAAGCCGATATGCCATCGAAACCGACGAGGAAAACGCTGATCGTCTGTTCGATATTGTCTTCAACGCAACGTCGTCAGCCGAAGCCTTTGAATCGGGCATTCGCCATCTCGAAGCAGGCGGAAGGTTCTGCCACTTCAGCGGCCTCGGTAGCGCGCCGGTACATCCGGGCACGATCTTCAGCGAACTGCACTACCGCGAACTCGAACTGGCCGGTTCCTACGGCTGCACGAGGCCGGACATGCGCGACGCCCTGCGGCTGCTCGCCCGCTACGGCCACGACCTCGGTTTCCTCATCGAACGCACGATCCGCCTCGAAGATGCGCCTTCAGCCATGGAAACCATACTCGCCGGCAAAGACTTCAGGCAAGTCATAGAGTTCAAATGA
- the trpD gene encoding anthranilate phosphoribosyltransferase gives MPNEQELRAFGKLISAIASGHLMSREESYEAYRQVILNTQPELQQGAFLAAHLMRKPTTEELSGAWDALDRHDTAKIDVDLDGPVCDIVGTGSDRLKTLNCSSPAALIAAACGLPIAKKGARLVTGVSGASDIFESLGIDLDHPLERAALSLQNTGICYLPGEAFLKSGWARLIGSMRFTSAFNILGPLTRPCTQNNCAVIGAYAPEVSEQMIDILAEIGMSAALSPYGLAEGFCPSLGMDEFSLCGPTKVIELRNGQIDSYEVTPEDFGMKTAPFEKIASMKNAQENATVVMEVLQCKRGGAAAEFFCMNAAAALYIADMATSYREGADMAQEALESGAAWEKLEAMLEYQGTGTVTECI, from the coding sequence ATGCCAAACGAACAGGAACTTCGCGCTTTCGGCAAATTGATTTCAGCCATTGCTTCGGGGCACCTCATGAGCCGCGAAGAGTCTTATGAAGCTTATCGTCAGGTCATTCTCAACACCCAGCCGGAACTTCAACAGGGAGCCTTCCTTGCGGCGCACCTGATGAGAAAGCCGACAACCGAAGAGCTTTCTGGCGCCTGGGATGCGCTCGACCGGCACGACACGGCAAAGATCGACGTTGATCTCGACGGGCCGGTCTGCGACATCGTCGGCACAGGATCAGACCGGCTCAAGACGCTGAACTGCTCCAGCCCGGCGGCCCTCATTGCGGCTGCCTGCGGCCTTCCGATAGCCAAGAAGGGGGCGCGGCTTGTCACCGGCGTGTCGGGCGCTTCGGATATCTTCGAGTCGCTCGGTATCGACCTCGATCATCCGTTGGAACGGGCGGCGCTGAGCCTGCAAAACACCGGCATTTGCTACCTGCCCGGCGAAGCATTCCTGAAATCGGGCTGGGCGCGACTGATCGGCTCCATGCGCTTCACCTCGGCCTTCAACATCCTCGGCCCGCTCACCCGCCCCTGCACGCAGAACAACTGCGCAGTCATCGGCGCGTACGCTCCGGAGGTCTCAGAGCAGATGATCGACATCCTCGCTGAAATCGGTATGTCCGCCGCGCTCTCCCCCTACGGTCTGGCAGAAGGGTTCTGCCCATCGCTCGGCATGGATGAGTTCTCCCTCTGCGGCCCGACAAAGGTGATTGAGCTGCGCAACGGCCAGATCGACAGCTACGAGGTGACGCCGGAAGATTTCGGCATGAAGACTGCCCCTTTCGAGAAAATCGCAAGCATGAAAAACGCCCAAGAGAACGCCACCGTGGTCATGGAGGTGCTCCAATGCAAGCGCGGTGGCGCAGCGGCAGAGTTCTTCTGCATGAACGCCGCCGCGGCGCTCTATATCGCAGATATGGCCACGAGCTACCGTGAAGGCGCCGACATGGCGCAGGAGGCCCTTGAATCGGGTGCGGCATGGGAAAAGCTCGAAGCTATGCTCGAATATCAAGGAACCGGCACCGTCACGGAATGCATCTGA
- a CDS encoding YkgJ family cysteine cluster protein, translated as MMMENILDKLGIELNAETRLTSDSKFRFNCHSGLSCFNTCCSNLDIVLTPYDILRMKNRLGLSSAEFISEYTEPVIQKESKLPFLKLKLGEAGKCRFVAAEGCTVYGDRPVACRYYPLGFGIYKNEEAGDDFYFLIKEDHCKGFEEEREWTVGEWRKNQGIDEYDDKNRVWMEVILNKKLYSPELEPDEKSLKMFFMASYDLDAFRDFVFESRFLEVFDIEEERLEIIKSDESELMLFAHQWLLFALFKKPTMNLKQV; from the coding sequence ATGATGATGGAGAACATTCTCGACAAACTCGGCATAGAACTCAACGCAGAGACCCGCCTCACCAGCGACAGTAAGTTCAGGTTCAACTGTCACAGCGGCCTGTCATGCTTCAACACCTGTTGCAGCAATCTCGACATTGTGCTCACGCCTTACGATATTCTGCGGATGAAAAACCGCCTCGGTCTGTCGTCGGCGGAGTTCATCTCGGAATATACCGAGCCGGTGATCCAGAAGGAGTCGAAGCTGCCATTTCTGAAGCTCAAGCTTGGCGAAGCGGGCAAGTGTCGCTTCGTTGCCGCCGAAGGCTGCACGGTCTATGGCGACCGTCCGGTGGCGTGTCGCTACTACCCGCTTGGCTTCGGCATCTACAAAAACGAAGAGGCTGGAGATGACTTCTATTTTCTCATCAAGGAAGATCACTGCAAGGGGTTTGAAGAGGAGCGCGAATGGACGGTCGGTGAGTGGCGCAAGAATCAGGGGATTGACGAGTATGACGACAAGAATCGCGTCTGGATGGAGGTGATCCTCAACAAGAAGCTCTACAGTCCGGAGCTTGAACCGGACGAGAAGAGCCTCAAGATGTTTTTCATGGCCAGCTACGATCTCGATGCCTTCCGGGATTTTGTCTTCGAGAGCCGCTTTCTTGAGGTGTTTGACATCGAGGAAGAGCGCCTCGAAATCATCAAGAGCGACGAGTCCGAGCTGATGCTTTTCGCCCACCAGTGGCTGCTTTTCGCGCTCTTCAAAAAGCCGACGATGAATCTCAAGCAGGTTTGA
- the qmoC gene encoding quinone-interacting membrane-bound oxidoreductase complex subunit QmoC — protein MAQETVFTPDVKFVRELQKAGADTLKKCYQCATCSVVCPLAPDDKPFPRKEMLMAQWGLKDELLKSSDIWLCHNCNDCSKYCPRGAKPGDVLSILRKAVIQENAFPKFMGKIVGDPNNIWQALLIPVVLFLVILGVTGHLHIPEGPVVFSKFVPVSVIDGVFVPLSALAVGMFAVSMSRFWKNMTEASGMQPKAEFMPSLIETLKEIMTHSKFRKCDENKDRSVSHVLVFYGFIGLAITTGWAVFNLYILHWELPYAVDEQALAIFGGSAALAWAYKIIFKLFANASALMLLAGGTLVIMNRLKERSVETTTSSFDWLFAGIVLLVGVSGFLAQVMRVTNFPAALAYGTYFIHLVLVFYIIVYLPYSKLAHFVYRTAAITYTKMLKRDVEM, from the coding sequence ATGGCTCAAGAAACTGTATTCACACCGGACGTCAAGTTCGTCAGGGAGCTGCAAAAGGCCGGTGCCGATACATTGAAAAAGTGCTATCAATGCGCGACCTGCTCCGTGGTGTGCCCGCTGGCTCCTGACGACAAACCCTTTCCGCGAAAGGAGATGCTCATGGCGCAATGGGGTCTTAAGGACGAGCTGCTCAAAAGCTCCGATATCTGGCTCTGCCACAACTGCAATGACTGCTCAAAATACTGTCCGCGCGGCGCGAAGCCGGGCGACGTGCTCTCGATTCTGAGGAAAGCCGTCATTCAGGAAAACGCCTTCCCGAAGTTCATGGGCAAGATCGTCGGCGACCCGAACAACATCTGGCAGGCGCTGCTCATTCCGGTCGTGCTGTTCCTGGTCATTCTCGGCGTGACGGGTCACCTGCACATTCCCGAAGGCCCGGTGGTCTTCTCGAAGTTTGTGCCGGTTTCAGTCATCGATGGCGTTTTTGTACCCCTTTCCGCGCTTGCCGTCGGCATGTTCGCCGTCAGCATGTCCCGCTTCTGGAAGAATATGACCGAGGCTTCCGGTATGCAGCCGAAGGCAGAGTTCATGCCGAGCCTCATCGAGACGCTCAAGGAGATCATGACGCACTCGAAGTTCAGGAAGTGCGACGAGAACAAGGATCGCTCGGTCTCGCACGTGCTGGTGTTTTACGGCTTTATCGGCTTGGCGATTACCACCGGATGGGCGGTGTTCAACCTCTACATTCTGCACTGGGAGCTGCCATACGCGGTTGACGAGCAGGCGCTCGCGATTTTCGGCGGTTCTGCAGCTCTGGCCTGGGCTTACAAAATCATCTTCAAGCTCTTCGCCAACGCCAGCGCTCTCATGCTGCTCGCAGGAGGAACGCTGGTTATTATGAACCGCCTCAAGGAGCGGAGCGTTGAAACCACCACCTCTTCGTTCGACTGGCTCTTTGCCGGTATCGTGCTGCTGGTCGGCGTGAGCGGATTCCTCGCCCAGGTGATGCGCGTCACGAACTTCCCGGCAGCGCTGGCCTATGGCACCTACTTTATCCATCTCGTGCTGGTGTTCTACATCATCGTGTACCTGCCGTATTCCAAGCTCGCGCACTTCGTTTACCGTACGGCGGCGATCACTTACACGAAGATGCTGAAGCGCGACGTCGAGATGTGA